One stretch of Lagenorhynchus albirostris chromosome 13, mLagAlb1.1, whole genome shotgun sequence DNA includes these proteins:
- the DRC1 gene encoding dynein regulatory complex protein 1 has translation MNPPGSLRVLEEEKEHLATPIVGPSIHSDNPQERIQARRLRIAARLEARRREALGEHLDGKEREEDQSKSYKQKEESRLKLAKLLLCGTELVTNIQVAADIREVHRRVEEEEIKRQRLEKLENEVKTSQDKFDEIAMKWEEGKQKRIPQELWEMLNAQQVHCAGLVEDKNKLISELQQELETKHDQYVKDLKKQSGDICLLLERMEEQVKNVMKTFRQELQYIEKAFEVERQELLTSNKKKWEQALQAHGAKELEYLMNRIKKVEDHEKQLNKQRIWDCEEYNTIKIKLEQDVQILEQQLQQMKATYQLNQEKLEYSFQVLKKRDEESTVIKSQQKRKINCLHDVLNNLRSKYNKQVKQFQEENQSLTSDYKRFVMQFKEVQKAMRHFALIDDKQFREIWLMNEEEAKDLISRAFDVDRIIHTHHLGLPWTAPDFWFLKNVGPISQQQQKSATQILEEVLMEAEEEGADEAASEPGSYLDLPKQVSAKTTRKILTLLCDESGFLIERKLLSLLLPLDKNECYLLKLDAIFSALGIENEDDLYKLVNFFLKYQAHHSPPSQERTSLVSPLEKLDPQGEKEGSLVDREPQEKQPPPSTRLIHPNDVLKILEAFVTGLRKPRDFRAPVKLPKVVRDDSKDSEYWKALTTVIPATTLNLWDALYTALEKYHLVLTQRAKLLIENRSLERQNTELQQLLQQYLDSKINSELQVPPTQVFRVPTK, from the exons GGAAGCTCTTGGAGAACATTTAGacgggaaggagagggaagaagatcAAAGCAAGAGCtacaaacagaaagaagaaagcagactG AAGTTGGCTAAGCTGCTGCTCTGTGGCACCGAGTTGGTGACAAATATCCAGGTAGCTGCAGATATCAGGGAGGTCCACAGGAGAGTCGAGGAAGAGGAGATAAAGCGTCAGAG ACTTGAAAAGCTGGAGAATGAGGTCAAGACCAGTCAGGACAAATTTGATGAGATCGCCATGAAGTGGGAGGAGGGCAAACAGAAGAGGAtcccccaggagctgtgggaaatGCTCAACGCCCAGCAGGTGCACTGCGCTGGACTGGTAGAAGATAAGAACAAGCTGATCAGCGAGTTACAGCAG GAGTTAGAAACAAAGCATGATCAGTACGTGAAGGATTTGAAGAAACAGTCGGGTGACATCTGCCTGCTCCTGGAGAGGATGGAAGAACAGGTGAAAAATGTGATGAAAACCTTTCGCCAGGAGCTCCAATACATCGAG AAAGCATTTGAGGTGGAGCGACAGGAGCTGCTGACCAGCAATAAGAAGAAATGGGAGCAGGCCCTGCAGGCTCACGGTGCCAAAGAG CTGGAGTATCTTATGAACCGCATCAAGAAAGTGGAGGACCACGAGAAGCAGCTCAACAAACAGAGGATCTGGGACTGCGAAGAGTACAACACGATCAAGATCAAGCTGGAGCAGGACGTGCAG ATTCTTGAGCAACAGCTTCAGCAAATGAAAGCAACTTATCAGCTAAACCAAGAGAAGTTAGAGTACAGCTTCCAGGTGCTGAagaagagagatgaagaaagcaCAGTGATTAAATCCCAGCAAAAGAGGAAGATCAACTG CCTTCATGATGTACTTAACAATCTGAGATCAAAATATAACAAGCAGGTAAAGCAGTTTCAGGAGGAGAACCAGTCCCTAACCTCAGACTACAAACGCTTTGTGATGCAATTCAAGGAGGTGCAGAAAGCCATGAG GCATTTTGCTCTCATTGATGACAAGCAGTTTCGGGAGATTTGGCTGATGAATGAagaggaggcaaaagatctgatAAGCAGAGCCTTTGATGTAGACAGGATCATCCATACCCATCACCTGGGGCTCCCCTGGACAGCACCTGACTTCTGGTTCCTGAAGAATGTGGGACCAATTtctcagcagcagcagaagtcGGCCACGCaaatcttagaggaagtgctgaTGGAAGCAG AAGAGGAGGGGGCAGACGAGGCCGCCTCAGAGCCAGGGTCGTACCTGGACCTGCCAAAGCAAGTGTCAGCGAAAACTACCAGGAAGATCCTGACGCTCCTGTGTGACGAGTCG GGTTTCCTCATAGAGAGGAAGCTGCTGAGCCTTCTCCTGCCCCTGGACAAGAACGAGTGTTACCTGCTGAAGTTGGACGCCATCTTCTCA GCCCTTGGAATCGAAAATGAGGATGACTTGTATAAACTAGTAAACTTCTTCCTCAAATACCAAGCTCATCATTCACCTCCCAGCCAG GAGCGAACAAGCCTCGTATCACCATTGGAGAAGCTGGACCcccagggagagaaggagggaagccTTGTGGACCGGGAGCCACAGGAGAAGCAGCCCCCGCCTTCTACTAGGCTCATCCACCCAAACGATGTTCTCAAGATTCTGGAGGCCTTTGTCACGGGTCTGAGGAAACCCAG GGACTTTCGGGCACCAGTGAAGCTGCCGAAGGTTGTGCGAGACGACTCAAAGGACTCCGAGTACTGGAAGGCCCTGACCACGGTTATCCCTGCCACCACCCTGAACCTCTGGGACGCTCTCTACACAGCCTTGGAGAAATACCA CCTCGTCCTGACCCAGAGGGCCAAGCTGCTGATAGAAAACCGTTCTCTGGAGCGGCAGAACACAGAGCTCCAGCAGCTGCTGCAGCAGTATCTAGACTCCAAG ATAAACTCTGAACTGCAAGTTCCTCCGACTCAGGTGTTCCGGGTCCCCACAAAATAG